The Helianthus annuus cultivar XRQ/B chromosome 15, HanXRQr2.0-SUNRISE, whole genome shotgun sequence genomic sequence CCGGGTCATGTACAAACATTAACAATAACCTATGTTATGCTCATAAGTTAAAACAATCCAAAATATATGTAGCATACGATCCCTAAGTGGTACCACCCATATATTGTGTCGGCTCTATCCCTTACTACATGCGTGTTTAATACGATTTTGGTTATCGTCCACACACTTACAAAATATACATGGCCACTTCATAGCATTATCACATCCCTTCGCGATCGCTCACACATGGCCTAAGTTTTTCTTGAAAGTATTTACAAACTGCACGGGTGTCCAGTAACCATCGATTTTGGCTGCGACCCTATTTTCTTGAGCACCTTTTGAAAAGCGTTTAGGCAATTACAACTTTACAAGGGATCACCTTGGTCCGCTTAATAGGTGTTTAGAAACTCATCTAATACATCTCTTAACTGAAAGCAGCACACGGAATCATTCACAGGTTATTCCGTTGTCAGTAGAGGTGTATAAATCGGTTTTTTTAATTGGTTCGGTTTTTAactaaattgattttttttaggggggggggggggggaggagtGAGGAccgtttttttctttttttttaaactgttttttaGAACCAATTTTACATGGTGGGAACCCGAACCGGTAGTAATCGATTTGGTTCGATTAAAAACCGGTTTTAACCGATTCCAAAGATTAAGAATATTAACCAGTCTATAAACCGATGGTTCGGTTCGGGTAcctttttttgtacacctctattGCCAACTACACCCGCATTGTACCTGCAACCTTTGACGATAATCCCAAGTATCTCAGCGTACAAGTAAACATACAATGTTTTGATACATTGGAATAAATGTAGGCTGCTATAGCTTTTTTTTACTGGCAAATTTGGATTATTGACGGACCATTtaccactggagtatcattgtGCTATCAGcaaaaccacccgatcatatcccaTTCCACTAAACAATAATGTCTGTACAATAATTTAGAAGGAAACACGATAAATCTGGAAAAAACCCTCTTGTAAGAATCGAACCTAAGACCTGATGGTCCTCAAGTTTTATCTCACCCACGAGATGCCACTAGACTCAAGAAAATAGGCTACAATAGCTACTTAGGAGTATCTTAGAAGTTACTTCAAGAACTTTTAACTAATTGAGACTTTTGAGGGTTAGTATGTCGTGTGGATTACTACTTGATGAAAAAGGCAACCAGTTTGATAATGATCCAAGTACCTTCTATATCTATGCAGTTAAATCACCCAGCAAATTTTATACCTTTAACCAACAAACTTGTTTTGTTactaaataatttatttatcttCATTCTACCCAAAAgtgactggtggtggtggtggtggcaactGGTGCATTATTGTGGTTAGGGGTAGTGGTTGTTTGTACCATAcaacaaaatccaaaattttaacTTAAAAAGGTCTAGTAGGGTTCAAAGCAGTACATCAAATAAAAACTCTTCATAGTTCGTCTTTGCTTGATTCGGTTGTGGCTGTGCCTGTGGTTGCTTGAATGGTCTCATCCGCGCCATCACGGTTCTTTTTAATGAACTCGATGATATCCTCCTTTGTCCTATTTCCTTCATACGGCACCACTTTACCACTTGAAGTTTTGAAGTATAGTGTCGGGTAACCTTGAACTTCAAATGTCTCGCTTGGAATGTCGTTGTTTGATCCATCCTAACACAAAAGTTTTACAAGTCATACACAAAACAAACTACCTGTTTTGACCCATACTTGAAAAATTCCCGTGTTTGACTAGCATTCGATGTAAGAAACAAGTGGAAACTTACAAACTTTGCGATCATGACATCAGCATCATTTTCAAAGGAAACGGCAACTTCATCCAAGATTGGGGCCAGTTTCTTGCAGTGACCACACCACGGTGCGTAGATCTCTAGTAGAACTGTGGGCCCAAACCATAAGCTTAGAAAAAGTGTAAATAAATTTAAGAAATTAAGAAAAATGAAGGCAAAATCTTACTGTTCTTTTTGGAGTCCAAAACCATGTCTTTAAGGCTGTTGGCGACCACCACCTTCACAGGCTCATCGTTGGTTTCTGGAATCGGCTCTGACTTTATAAATGGCTTCACGTTTCCATCCTGAGAATGTCaccattttgttttattttaccTCTAATGGGAAAAAACAAACACAGATACTGCTAAAAGAAACCGACGATCATCGCCTAATGTGTATTTAAAAGCTTATTATCTCCTAAATCATTTTACCAAAGTAATACATACATACCACGTAGTCCTTCAACCAAGGAGCGATTTGATCGACTTCAACGTTTGAGTTGATGAACTTGAGACCATTGGTGTTTTGTACAATAAGAACAGGTGACTGGTCCTCTTTAAGTCCAAAATACTGCACATCCAGATTAACGGAAAATTCAAGATGCAAttaaagatgaaagaaaaatagaAAATGAAGAAAGATGATTTTACCTGCAAGGCAGCTTGACTAGCTTTAAGATCACCCAGAAGAAAGTTTAATCCCTTTCCTTTGTATAAGCCAGCAACTTCCGTGTATTTCGACTTGAAACCGTCAATATTCTCGTGACTGAAATCCAGAAACAACATAGCCTAGCCAAAAGAAGAACAACAAACATACAAACCGTGTTGCTAAGTCACATCGAACTAATTcaggaaagaaaagaaaaataagtaaataagACGTGTACCTTTGCATCGGGACTTTCGAAGTATTTGACTAGAAATGGTTGGTTGGTTGGGCTTTGGTCGAAGAGTGTCACAAGAGGAATGCTGGAGTCTACAATGAACTTCTCCAAAGCATCGACATCAAATTTCTGAAAGATCACAAGGGACGTGTTAACAGACTGGTGATGAGTAAACGTATAAAAGAATTATCAATTTCTTTATGCGTGTGGCGGTACCTGGAAATCGACAAATAGTTCATCAAACGGCTTCAGTAACCTAACGGTTGGGGTGGTCACTGACGATTCCCCACGGGGAAGGAGTTCGGCATTTGTAGTGTGGCCAAAGTCGTAGTCCGAACGCAACTTGTCGGCTAAAGCGGTGAAATTCTCAAACTCTTCACCGGATAATGTGGGGAAAATTCCTACCTGCAATGATACATCAAACATTTAAGTCATGGGTAAGATTGTAACAAGTACAAAGTTGGTGGGGAAAGGATGAAATAAAAAGCTTACCACAAAGACCTTCTTGTCATCTATAAGACTACCTGCATCTTCTGGAGTTTTGATCTCAAACGATGCAGGACCGACTTGTTTCTTTAGGTATTCAATTATTCCGTCGGCTTCACGAGGGCCTTTGTAGTCTTGAACAACTTCTCCTCCGTTTTTCAAGATCTTGATTGTGGGGAAACCTTGAATCTCAAACTGTTCGGCAAGTCCTTTGTTTTCCTCAGCGTTGGCATCAACCTTTGCCAAAGCAACAGGAGGATCGTGGCTTGCCAACACAGATGCAGCCTTTTCGTACTGCACGTAAAGAATACAAGTAAAAACCATTACTTTTAGCTATACTGCTTTTCAGAAAATATAGGTTGACCATCCAGGAAACAAGATAGATACCTCTGGAGCAAGATTCTTACAGTGACCGCACCTGTTAGAAAATCAGGATGTATTATTCACATGTGTTAGCAACATATTCTATTTCACAATTAATTGGTAAAACAAGGGAAATTCTAGACGAGTAGACGCATAAAACGTCTATACATGCAATTTGAACCATGGATACCCAACAAATTTGAGTACAAAAAAGCACTACGGAAT encodes the following:
- the LOC110910585 gene encoding protein disulfide-isomerase, with the protein product MASARVSTAFILISAILFSIASFSSATEAEKEHVLTLDHSNFSEIVSKHKFIVVEFYAPWCGHCKNLAPEYEKAASVLASHDPPVALAKVDANAEENKGLAEQFEIQGFPTIKILKNGGEVVQDYKGPREADGIIEYLKKQVGPASFEIKTPEDAGSLIDDKKVFVVGIFPTLSGEEFENFTALADKLRSDYDFGHTTNAELLPRGESSVTTPTVRLLKPFDELFVDFQKFDVDALEKFIVDSSIPLVTLFDQSPTNQPFLVKYFESPDAKAMLFLDFSHENIDGFKSKYTEVAGLYKGKGLNFLLGDLKASQAALQYFGLKEDQSPVLIVQNTNGLKFINSNVEVDQIAPWLKDYVDGNVKPFIKSEPIPETNDEPVKVVVANSLKDMVLDSKKNILLEIYAPWCGHCKKLAPILDEVAVSFENDADVMIAKFDGSNNDIPSETFEVQGYPTLYFKTSSGKVVPYEGNRTKEDIIEFIKKNRDGADETIQATTGTATTESSKDEL